GACCGCATACACCGTCAGCGACTTGGCACCGATCTGCGAGCGCAGCGCGTCGACGAAGGGCCGACCGATGCCGCCGATGCCGGGCGGCTCGCCGGATCCTCGGGCAAACACCACCTCGACGTCGGGACACGGTTCCGCCGTCGCCGAGGGCGCGCTTGCGACCGGGGAACCGAATACGGCTGCCGCTGCCAACAAGGGCAGCGGCAGGCGGCGCATCGACCGGACGGTCAACACATTCCGGATTGTCATTACTTTCTGAACGCGTCCTTCACCTTTTCACCGGCATCCTTCAAAGCGGACTTCGCTTGATCGGCCCGCCCTTCGTCCCGGGTTTCTGCATCGCCCGTGGCTTTGCCGAGGGTCTCCTTGGCGCGGCCGCCGAGGTCCTCGATCTTATTCTTCAACTTGTCTTCTGCACTCATGGCGTGCTGGCTACCCGGCGGCGGGAGACATCGAAACACCGGCCCTGTCATCATGGACTCCGTGAGCACCGCGATCGTGGTGGCAGTAGTGGCGGGCTTGATGCTGCTGGGCATCGGCATGGTGGTCAATCAGCTGCTGCGGCTGCGGCGCTATCTGAGGGAAGCGCCGCCCGATCAAACCCCCGGTATGAATCCCGAGCCCCCGCGGCATCCCGACTGATAGCTTCATCCGATGAGCGCTCGAGGCGTCGCGGCGCAGTGACCCCGTCGACCCTGCTGGTCACCGACGACGGTTTGCCACGCGGCGTGTCCGGCGCCGCCGATCCGCGGTTCGCCAATGTCATCAGGCTGTTCGGCCGCTTGTTCCCCGGGCGCCGGTTCGGCGGGGGAGCGCTGAGCGTCTACGTCGACGGCGTGTCCGTCGTGGACGTCTGGACCGGGTGGTCGGACCGCGCCGGCACCCAGCGCTGGGCCGCCGACACCGGCGCGATGGTGTTCTCGGCGACCAAGGGCATCGCGTCGACGGTGATCCACCGGCTCGCCGACCGCGGCCTGCTGTCCTACGACGCGCCCGTCGCGCAGTACTGGCCCGAGTTCGGCGCCAACGGCAAGGCCGACATCACGGTCCGCGACGTC
The sequence above is drawn from the Mycobacterium marseillense genome and encodes:
- a CDS encoding CsbD family protein, yielding MSAEDKLKNKIEDLGGRAKETLGKATGDAETRDEGRADQAKSALKDAGEKVKDAFRK